Genomic DNA from bacterium:
GATCACCATCGATCCCGCGAGCTCGCAGCTCAGCATCAAGATCCGGGGTGGCGACAACGATGGCGACGGCTTCACCAGCTCCCCCATCGACATCCCCGACGGAAACCACGAGGACTGGGGTCAGATCAACAAGACCCTCACGCTCAGCCCCGAGGCAGGCCCCACGATGTACAAGTGGACGGCCACGGACCACGGCCTTGGCTTCAACGCCCAGGTGACGGTCAACGTCATCCTCGACTAGCGAATCGATGCTCGATGGAATCCCCGGTGCCCGAAAGGGCGCCGGGGATTTTCTAGTTGGGGCGGTCGCCGATCCACTCTTCCACCTTCACGATGAGTTCGTCGAACAATTCCTGCTTCGGGTAGTGCTTCGGTGGATTCATCACGAGCTGCATGATGGTGGAGTTGACGAGGTTGATGACGAGCTGAAGCGTGGCATCCGAGAGATCCGGCCGAAAGAAGTGGCCGGCGTGCCCGTGCACCTGACGAGACTGCTCGACAAGCCTTGCACTGATGGCCTGGATCGGTTCGAGTTGGTTCGTGTACGGAACCTGATACATGAAGACCGCGATCAGGTCTTTCTCGCGCGCCACCGTGTCGTGGATGAGTTGGATCCACGTCCGCAACGCCTGATCCTCGCGGCCCTCCAGCACTTCGGCCGCGCCAAGTGCCAGGCGCTCCAGCACTCGCTCCACCAGGCCTCGTGCCACCTGCACGACGATCGCGTCCTTGCCCGGGAAGTATTCGTAGAGGGAGGCGATGTTCACGCCGGCGCGTTCGGCGATGTGGTTCGTGGTCGTGCCGGCGTATCCTTTGCGCGGCAGGAGCCAAGCACACGCCTCCACCATGGCGTTGAATGTCTCCTGGGAGCGGCGCTGGGAAGGCAGCTTTTTCGGCCCAAAATCAAGGGTTTGGGTCTTTGTATGCATGAGAGAGTCGGCGTCCGTAGGGATCCAAGTATTTCCAAGTAATTATTTGGTTTATCCTATCGTACGAGCGACGAAACGCCCGTTGGAGGATGCATCGTGGGACAGAGGAACGGCGGCGAGATCCTGGTCGAGATGCTCGAGCGCGCGGGGATTCGTCAGTTCTTCACGCTGCATGGCGGCCATCTCGATTCCATCTTCATGGCCGCCGAAGCGCGTGGCTTCACCATGACGGATATGCGCCACGAGCAAGCTGCCGTGCATGCGGCCGATGGCTGGGCGCGTGCAACCGGCGAGCCTGGGGTTGCGGTCGTCACCTCGGGGCCGGGTGTGGCGAACGCGGTAAGCGGCGTCGTGAATGCCCATGTCGATGCCATCCCGATGCTGGTGATCGGCGGCGCGAACCCGGCCAACGAAGACGAGAGGCTCCCTCTGGCGGGTGGATACGATCAGGTGGCCTTGATGGCGCCCGTCACCAAATGGGCGCATCGCATCCCCAAGATCGAGCGGGTTGCGGATCAGGTCGCGCAGGCGCTGCGCATCGCGACCAGTGGCCGGCCGGGACCCGTCTATCTCGAGATCCCGATCGATGTCGCATTCACGCAGATGGATGAGGAAACGATCCATTGGCCGAGCGAGACCGCGCCCTCGACCCGGCCTTGCCCAACGCCTCAGGCCGTGGAAACAGCCATCGACTGGCTCCATTCCGCAGAGCGCCCGGCAATCCTGCTAGGGAGCGGGGCCTGGTTTTCCGATCTCCGGGCGAATCTCGGTGCTGATCTACTCGACTTCGTCGAGCGCGCACAGATCCCGGTGTTCTCCAACAGTCGAGCCCACGGCTTGATTCCTGCTGATCACCCACTCTGCGCCCGCAACATCATGAACCTCGCGCTGCTCGATCGGGAGAAAACGGGCGGGCCAGATACCATCCTGGTGCTGGGCGCGCGGCTCGGGCTGTTTACGGGCGGAGCGGGCGATCGCATGCTGCCCAGAAACGCGAAGCTGATTCAAGTCGATATCGAGCC
This window encodes:
- a CDS encoding TetR/AcrR family transcriptional regulator → MVEACAWLLPRKGYAGTTTNHIAERAGVNIASLYEYFPGKDAIVVQVARGLVERVLERLALGAAEVLEGREDQALRTWIQLIHDTVAREKDLIAVFMYQVPYTNQLEPIQAISARLVEQSRQVHGHAGHFFRPDLSDATLQLVINLVNSTIMQLVMNPPKHYPKQELFDELIVKVEEWIGDRPN
- a CDS encoding thiamine pyrophosphate-binding protein translates to MGQRNGGEILVEMLERAGIRQFFTLHGGHLDSIFMAAEARGFTMTDMRHEQAAVHAADGWARATGEPGVAVVTSGPGVANAVSGVVNAHVDAIPMLVIGGANPANEDERLPLAGGYDQVALMAPVTKWAHRIPKIERVADQVAQALRIATSGRPGPVYLEIPIDVAFTQMDEETIHWPSETAPSTRPCPTPQAVETAIDWLHSAERPAILLGSGAWFSDLRANLGADLLDFVERAQIPVFSNSRAHGLIPADHPLCARNIMNLALLDREKTGGPDTILVLGARLGLFTGGAGDRMLPRNAKLIQVDIEPEEIGRNRDVDLAINADCGETVRALCSVARERSWPARKSWVQAARATSEMHRVMFGSALKEAKTPIHPYVLADAVVEAAGRESVLVAEGGGTSSWMEMAAQVYEGGHWLSHGYLAQLGTGMPFAIAAQRAHPERRVICVLGDGAVGFNFAEFDTMVRHGLPVVVVVNNDQQWGMSAHGQDLIYGEGRRVVTDLGATRYDLAAIGFGCHGEHVVDPGDLLPALSRALASGKPACVNVMTDPSVISLITLALVGGASEAGLTGERKELRYLP